A region of Drosophila suzukii chromosome 2L, CBGP_Dsuzu_IsoJpt1.0, whole genome shotgun sequence DNA encodes the following proteins:
- the scw gene encoding protein screw, with protein MFNLFVITNLICLVGGTTYLTTNSHIEMPIYQKRPLSEQMEMIDILDLGDRPRRQAEPNLHNSASKFLLEVYNEISEDQEPKEVLHQRHKRSLDDDILISNEDRQEIASCNSILTFSSQVKPEELDNELDMHITFNTNDVPMDLSLVQAMLRIYKQPSLVERRENFTVSVYRKLDNRQDFSYRILGSVNTTSNERGWLEFNLTQTLRTWLFNSRNEPRRNELRISIGDSQLSTFAAGLVAPQASRSSLEPFIVGYFNGPELLVKIQKLRFKRDLEKRKAGGGSPPPPPRPPVDLYRPPQSCERLNFTVDFKELHMHNWVIAPKKFEAYFCGGGCNFPLGTKMNATNHAIVQTLMHLKQPHLPKPCCVPTVLGAITILRYLNEDIIDLTKYQNAVARECGCH; from the coding sequence ATGTTTAACCTGTTTGTGATAACCAACCTTATATGTCTTGTGGGTGGCACCACATACCTAACCACAAACAGTCACATTGAGATGCCCATATATCAGAAACGTCCTTTGAGCGAACAAATGGAGATGATTGATATCCTGGATTTGGGTGACCGACCAAGACGTCAAGCAGAGCCCAATCTGCACAATTCCGCTTCGAAATTCCTGCTGGAAGTGTACAATGAGATTAGCGAGGACCAAGAACCCAAAGAGGTCCTCCATCAGCGCCACAAACGCTCTCTGGACGATGACATTCTGATTTCCAACGAGGATCGACAGGAGATTGCCAGTTGCAATAGCATCCTTACATTTTCCAGTCAAGTAAAGCCCGAGGAACTGGACAACGAGTTGGATATGCACATAACCTTCAATACCAACGATGTGCCAATGGATTTGAGTTTGGTTCAGGCCATGCTCAGGATATACAAACAACCCAGTTTGGTGGAACGACGAGAGAACTTTACGGTGTCCGTGTACCGAAAACTGGACAATCGTCAGGATTTCTCCTATCGCATCTTGGGTTCCGTGAACACCACATCAAATGAGCGTGGCTGGttggaatttaatttaacGCAAACTCTGAGGACATGGTTATTCAATAGTAGAAATGAGCCGCGGCGAAATGAGCTGAGAATATCCATTGGCGACTCCCAACTGAGCACCTTTGCTGCGGGATTGGTGGCTCCACAGGCCAGTCGATCCAGTTTGGAACCCTTCATCGTGGGCTATTTTAATGGACCCGAGCTCTTGGTTAAAATACAGAAGCTTCGTTTTAAAAGGGATCTGGAGAAACGAAAAGCTGGCGGAGGAAGCCCACCACCTCCTCCACGGCCACCCGTCGATTTATATAGACCACCGCAGTCCTGCGAACGCCTCAATTTCACCGTGGACTTCAAGGAGCTGCATATGCACAACTGGGTGATAGCGCCCAAAAAGTTCGAGGCTTACTTCTGCGGCGGTGGCTGCAACTTCCCGCTGGGCACCAAAATGAATGCCACCAACCACGCCATCGTCCAAACTCTGATGCACCTCAAGCAGCCACATCTGCCCAAGCCCTGCTGCGTGCCCACAGTTCTGGGAGCCATCACTATCCTGCGATATCTTAACGAGGACATCATCGACCTTACCAAGTACCAAAATGCAGTGGCCAGGGAGTGTGGATGCCATTAG